One segment of Geomonas ferrireducens DNA contains the following:
- a CDS encoding chemotaxis protein CheA: MSVEDNIGKALKDFLAEAEEILDQLSLDLVSLSDCADTGDCNPDLVNSVFRGAHSLKGLAGMFGLSDIAELGHHLENLLDALRLGKVELDQAVVSTLFESTELLAQLVRGAGESGGEGADLSGAMKRINDCLTRGPKGNQDSPLARLKIPERVLSSMTEYEEHRLLENVKKGRNIYSIRVSLLLASFDSELMELTETLKQAGEVISTLPSASSGLDSGIDFEILFGSELSADALTPLIDREHLSITAFGDADKNQAPRRSQPLAQAEVEAEAEAEAGTGHEEGEFQPPVQAESALSAKSMSRTVRVDIGKLDLLMNIVGELVLSHSMIADVAGRMRRDGLIVPSQDLNKAAKGLEKKLSELQKGVMEIRMIPVGQLFDKMSRIIRKISREQGKKVDLKLYGADTELDKLIIEDISDPVMHIVRNSIDHGIETPEERLAAGKDEKGTITLSSYQKGNHVVIQVDDDGGGIDVSRVKKKAMQLGIIDSMDEVNDREALDFIFRPGFSTTDTVSEISGRGVGMDVVRTNIAALSGLIDVENFPGQGARFVITLPITLAIIKALIISTAGRTYALPITSVLESIIVEQKEIKTVERKEVIQLRETTLPLLRLSEFFELKGGTPAPESCYVVVVGVAEKRLGLVVDDLLGQQDIVIKSIGETFAGFRGISGAADLGDQRTILVLDVGGVISEATRGSA, encoded by the coding sequence ATGAGCGTTGAGGACAACATAGGGAAGGCTTTGAAGGATTTCCTCGCTGAGGCGGAGGAGATCCTCGACCAGTTGAGTCTTGACCTGGTTTCGCTGAGCGACTGCGCGGATACCGGCGACTGCAATCCGGACCTGGTGAACTCGGTGTTCCGCGGCGCGCACTCCCTCAAGGGGCTCGCGGGGATGTTCGGCCTCTCGGACATCGCGGAACTGGGACACCACCTGGAAAACCTCCTCGACGCCCTGAGGCTAGGCAAGGTGGAACTGGACCAGGCGGTGGTGAGCACCCTCTTCGAATCGACCGAACTGCTGGCGCAGCTCGTGCGCGGTGCAGGCGAGTCGGGTGGCGAGGGGGCCGACCTATCCGGGGCGATGAAACGCATCAACGACTGCCTCACCCGCGGCCCGAAGGGAAATCAGGATTCGCCGCTTGCCCGCCTCAAAATCCCCGAGCGGGTCCTCTCCTCGATGACCGAGTACGAGGAACACCGGCTCCTGGAGAACGTGAAGAAGGGGCGCAACATCTACTCGATCCGGGTCTCGCTTCTCCTTGCGTCCTTCGATTCCGAGCTCATGGAGCTCACCGAGACGCTGAAGCAGGCGGGCGAGGTCATCAGTACGCTCCCCTCGGCCTCCAGCGGGCTCGACTCCGGTATCGACTTCGAGATCCTCTTCGGCTCGGAGCTCTCCGCCGACGCACTCACCCCGCTTATCGACCGCGAGCACCTGAGCATCACCGCCTTCGGCGACGCAGACAAGAACCAGGCCCCGCGCCGCTCGCAGCCCCTCGCCCAAGCCGAAGTCGAGGCCGAGGCCGAGGCGGAAGCAGGAACCGGGCACGAGGAAGGGGAGTTCCAGCCTCCGGTGCAGGCGGAGTCGGCGCTCAGCGCGAAGAGTATGAGCCGCACCGTGCGCGTCGACATCGGAAAGCTCGACCTGCTCATGAACATCGTAGGGGAACTGGTTCTCTCCCACTCCATGATCGCCGACGTCGCCGGCCGGATGCGCCGCGACGGCCTCATCGTCCCTTCGCAGGATCTCAACAAGGCCGCCAAGGGGCTCGAGAAGAAGCTCTCCGAGTTGCAGAAGGGGGTCATGGAGATCAGGATGATCCCGGTGGGGCAGCTCTTCGACAAGATGTCACGCATCATCAGGAAGATCTCCCGCGAGCAGGGGAAGAAGGTCGACCTGAAGCTCTACGGCGCGGACACCGAGCTCGACAAGCTCATCATCGAGGACATCTCCGACCCGGTCATGCACATCGTGAGAAACTCCATCGACCACGGCATCGAGACCCCCGAAGAACGGCTCGCCGCGGGCAAGGACGAGAAGGGAACCATCACCCTCTCCTCCTACCAAAAGGGGAACCACGTCGTGATCCAGGTCGATGACGACGGCGGCGGCATCGACGTGTCGCGGGTGAAGAAGAAGGCGATGCAGCTGGGCATCATCGACAGCATGGACGAGGTGAACGACCGCGAGGCGCTCGACTTCATCTTCCGCCCCGGCTTCTCCACCACCGACACGGTGAGCGAGATCTCCGGTCGCGGCGTCGGCATGGACGTGGTGCGCACCAACATAGCCGCCCTCTCCGGCCTGATCGACGTGGAGAACTTCCCGGGGCAGGGCGCCCGTTTCGTGATCACCCTCCCCATCACCCTCGCCATCATCAAGGCGCTCATCATCTCCACCGCGGGACGCACCTACGCCCTCCCCATCACCTCGGTCCTTGAAAGCATCATCGTAGAGCAAAAGGAGATCAAGACCGTGGAGCGCAAGGAAGTGATCCAACTGCGCGAGACGACGCTGCCGCTTTTGCGCCTCTCGGAGTTCTTCGAGCTTAAAGGGGGGACTCCGGCGCCGGAGAGCTGCTACGTGGTCGTGGTCGGGGTTGCCGAGAAAAGGCTCGGGCTCGTGGTCGACGACCTTTTGGGGCAGCAGGACATCGTCATCAAGTCCATCGGCGAGACCTTCGCCGGCTTCCGCGGCATCTCCGGTGCGGCGGACCTGGGGGATCAGCGCACCATCCTGGTGCTTGACGTCGGGGGCGTGATCAGCGAGGCCACCCGGGGGAGCGCCTGA
- a CDS encoding response regulator, with protein MKRILIAEDSNTMRSMLVSTIDELEKYTIVEAASGFEALRLLPREQVDLIITDINMPDINGLELISYVRNNPNYQSIPLFIVSTESGEKDLEKGRALGANEYLVKPFDPVKLQELVQKYLG; from the coding sequence GTGAAGAGGATACTCATAGCGGAAGATTCCAATACCATGCGTTCCATGCTGGTCTCCACCATAGACGAGCTAGAGAAATACACCATCGTCGAGGCGGCGAGCGGGTTCGAGGCGCTGCGGCTTTTGCCGCGCGAGCAGGTGGACCTGATCATCACCGACATCAACATGCCCGACATCAACGGGCTCGAGCTGATCAGCTACGTGCGCAACAACCCTAACTACCAGTCCATCCCGCTCTTCATCGTCTCCACCGAAAGCGGCGAGAAGGACCTGGAGAAGGGGCGTGCGCTCGGGGCGAACGAGTACCTGGTGAAGCCGTTCGACCCGGTGAAGCTGCAGGAACTGGTGCAGAAGTATCTCGGATAA